From Quercus lobata isolate SW786 chromosome 11, ValleyOak3.0 Primary Assembly, whole genome shotgun sequence:
ATCAATTTTTTGCTATACAGTGTTACAAACCTAAGCAATTTTGTCGAGTTCATCTCCAAATCTTTATTCTTCAAATTATTTTGCCTTCTTCCTTTGTTCAGCTTTGTCCTAAATTTGAATCCTTGTCTATTGCAGCTGACATACTGTGAGTACGATTGAACTAAATAAAAATGCACAAAAGTCAAAACATGGATCCATTCGTTGAATATTAATAATCCTCTTAAAAGAAAGTATTATCATATGTTACTATGAATGTCAACAATCATTCTATCTACTTCTCAAAAGTAGTCGTGGTGTTTACATTTATGGGAAATAGAAAACCTAAATTACTCAATTAGTTCATGAATAAGTTTGAGATCGTTCGACAAGAAAATGAACCAAGCTGGAAGATAATCTAGCTTGACAATGAGTTTGAGCTTGACTTGTGtttgaaataaatataaataaaccaatcGTAAATTTTTAATGCTCGATTCAGTTTGACTTGTTTATAGCCTTATTCTTAATACACCCAAAAAAGGGATTTTATTTCACAGAAATTTAAATGCTGTCATGTCATGTGCCCAATTATAACCAACAAATGATATACCCCAACATAGAAGGGTTGTTTGCAATCTTTGGATCCATGGTCGTTTGTTTTTGTCAAGATTCTTAGACCTGGATTGGATCGGAAGGTCGGACCGTGAAAATCGAAAACCAGATTGAAATCCCATTTTTTAAGTATAGAGAACCGGGCATATGTGGCAATTCTGTGAACCTCTAAAACCGAGGTTAGATTGTATAGTTCATGCAGAACTAGTGGCAAGAATTGTGTGGTCCAAtcccttagcaattttttttttaagttttttatttttattttttattcataaaaacaacttaacacaattttattttacttaattaaattatccatctcttacaaagaaaaaaaaattcatatatatatataaataattaaaatccttcaaagatattcaactttatttcaaaaattaatcataaattttaatgttttcatggttattattttattttattaactttcttatttaattattaaatatatgcttgaaaatcattaaattttcctcatatatatagatatattagtcaattttgctagttttataaatttaatatctatatttaggctttaattaattattaaattaattatgacatcatcacgaTTCGATctcaaaaaccttaaacctctcccttttatggTTCAATAAAACGGTCCAGGTCTAAACACCTTTGTGGGGGATTTTTCCGTGCACACTCAGCtcattgtccgctttggggagctAAGCCCGCACGAATTTGTCCTCGTCCTCAAGTGTGGGAACCTTGGATGGACGGATCTttaggccaagggcttgccttgtagcATTTTACACCGCATCCTTggagtcccacatcggttagAGAAGCGCCCCACGAATGCCTTGCTCCAAGGGCTTATAAGGCATGCGTGGGGCGCTTCTctaaccgatgtgggactccAAGGATGCGGTGTAAAAggctacaaggcaagcccttggcctgaaGATCCGTCCATCCAAGGTTCCCACACTCGGGGATGAGGACAAATCTATGCAGACTTGGCTCCCCAAAATGGACAATGAGCTGAGTGTGTGTGGAAAAATCCCCCACAACCttggtttttgttaaaatagCAAATGTTACCGTTCATAATGTAGCCTCTTAGCAATGTCTTATATTGCTATGGGCCATCATAATTTCTAGCTTGCCTCCTTGGAATTTTGTTAGTCAAACCgttttatatacaaaaacatcGAACTTTGTAAAACCCAAATGTTTTGGACCAGTATGATTGTTTTCAGTAACTTCTAAAATAAGTAAGTCAAGAAagttctatttttcttttattttttttatgggaagaaatttttattcattaactATATTTGTATCAAagtaaaatatttcttaaaatggttCTTAGAATGGTAAAACATGTTGCGTTACACATCATCCaatgtgacaaatttttttttttttttttttttttttttctctcaaaaaagtGACGAATGTTTTATGATTctatgaaaataaaacatttgtcACGATACACATCATCCTTAATCCAACGTGACAAGATAAATAACCTATAGAAGGATTACATTGGCATCTCAATGTATACCCACTAAGCTCAAGCCGAATACTAAAATGTTTGTGATTTAAACCGAGCCCCCTCCAACATAACCCGACAATTTGTCTAGTGCTACTTCTTTCTTTGCTAATGGTGTTTGCCAATTAGAGTCATACCATGTGATCAACAATGATAGCTCCTTAATTTAGACTCTTAACGTGTGTTAGCATAACTTTAGACTCTTAACCTTGTGTTTGGATAGAGAGAGATGGGGGAAGAAAAGAGGAGGGATATTAGGTAACTACTTGTACAAGTTGTACTCCTCTCCCCCATCTCCCTCCATTCCAAACATATAGGGATGTGTTAACTTTGACAATCAACTTAAAATTTGCTTCAAGTAGAGGTGAGTGCAGAAACCATGGTAAATTGGTATTAAGCAAAACACTTCAAATATTCTAATTGCATCTCTTGTTGGATGATTGCAAACAATCATTATCCACCCTCAACAAATAGCGTTTCTTAGGTCATCATGAAATTGAACTCTTGCACTTATCTTCAAGCAAAAATGGCCAATTTGCAAGAGAAGACTTTGTAATCAACGATAACATCTAAAGGgtgtttgtattttgtttaggctgcgtttgtttcGGTGGTAAAGGAAATCAAGAAAACGTTTTACACCCTTGAAGGTGTTTGGGTGCGCAtgaaaatttggtcaaactgaaaataaatttcaGTTGACAGTAAAATAGAGAGCCTCACACATGAAAACCAATTAcacttttattttaccttcaaatgattTCCGGACTCACAGAcacccaaagagagagagagagaaagagcaagaAGAGAGAGTACAGAGAGTGATCTAGAAACACAAACAAGCACAATCCACCTGAAGCACATCCTTGCCGGACTCTCACCTAGAGAAAGAAGACCTATCCCTCAAGCCGAGCAAGGAGAGGGTAGTCCGCTGACCCATCCCTCACCCTCACCGATCCATCCCACTCAGCGACCCATCCCACTCCGCCGACCCATTCCTCATCGTCACCAACCCAGTGAATGACCCACCCTTGAGCCAATCGAACTGCCATGAGCAACCCACCCCTGAGCTGATTTGTCCACTGTGTGAGCAACCCACTCCTAGATCGGACCACCCAGTGAGTGACTTTAGATCGAGCTGCCACCTTTAGATCGACCCACCGTGTCCATGTCACCACTACCGTCACCACCAGCAAGTCACCCACGaatcgatctctctctcttaagtCCCTCTCTCATGATTGGTCttgggattttgatttttgtttctttgattgtttatatattttgattctctgtaataatatatgtttggatcctaagaaaatgtgagaaacatgataaaaatgaGTTTTCTAGAGCATTTTTaggaacacaaccaaacactagaaaatattttccaaagcattttttggaatgcaaccaaacacttgaaaatattttcctttcccaaaaatattttcccctgcattcattttacactcaaaatttgatttacATCGAACCAAATGCAGCCTCAGTAACAACAGCCCTGGCATCACACATTCtactctcaaaatttttttttctctattagtgttatttattaaattcattttctaataaaaaaaatatatggatgCATGTTATACCAAGTAAGAATATACCAGCCCATGTACTCAAACCTGACCTTGGAGAAAGTATCTCCTAAGCCCGTTTTATGGAATGTGTTACTCAAGCATGCGAATTCCACATTTGTAGGACGCATAATTGTGAGATGCCCGTTCCATGAGCTGGCATATAGGATAATTTTCATTGCCCCTATGGCTGGACCAATCATTCCAGGATATAAGGTCATCAATTCCCAAGAAATAGGGGACAAAGTTTATAAACATGACACCAAATAGAATATAAGTGATCTATTGTCATATACTCATATGGACTTTTTGATGATTTAccaaattttatataagaaaatcCTTATACCAAAAATAATTCCATTGCTTCATATCCATAAACTATTGCCTCAAAAAGTAAAGCCCTTATACATGGAGTTACGACATAAAAATGATTGGTAGAAAAATTATCTTGTGGAGTAGTAAAGCCAAGTGAATCAAATAGTCTAGAATGACATCATTTAGTAGTGATAAGATTGAATGTATTAGCCAAGAGCCTTATAGCTCAAATGACTagtatttttaatgaaaacatctatgttttaaatttctctctcctattGTAActaatgaattataaaaaaaagatagaatgtATTAGTTTTTGGTTAGGATATAATATGCGTATGTTGCATGTTGAGCATAAGTTTGAAAATGTTGCAAGTAGGTATTAATCAATGAGAAACTTAACCAATTAAAGTTAACTTCCTAGTGTTTCTAATGAAAACTTTTCGGGTTCAAATCTTTCCCTCATTATAACTGTCGAGTTTacgaataaaaaataaaatccgaTTTAATACTTTTatctaatattaatattttgtacATAACATGAATTTTATTCACAAAGCTTcttaaaaaaagatttattaaatgttttatgtactaaaatagtaatataattaaatttaatcctaaaaaaatcagatttaagaagaataaatgtataatatataatgaAGAACAAAGTTTTCACCATTGGTCGGATGAATTTTcctccaaactagtttagagacaaattttttcctttaataatgTGTTTATAACTATGTTTTATTGTaggttctagttaactcaactggtaaaatctctgatggttgtataagagatctggggttcaatccctgcctacaccaaaaactgattggtgtcttggtctaatgataaagagctatcatcaggagcgaacgccataagttgaaactatctctcaaaaaaaaaaaactatgttttattatttatttatttatttttatgtgtgtacctatgttatataattaaaaataaataagaagacgaaaaaaaaaattgttaccaaTTTAGCAAGAGCAATGCTAAATACaccaaaaaagaagaggagaagtTGATTACATTTTTGTTGTCAATGTATTGGTTTTTATCTAAGTGCACcaatatgtcatttttttttttttttttgaattcagaGAATTACTCATCCACCAAAAATAAGCAATACATTCCCAAAAATTCACAAACCCCTGAGGCAAGGCTACTTCAGACATTTCAACCGGCTGAATACAATCATAAATTCATATGGTAAATAGAGATGCCAAATCTGGACCGTTGGATGAAATCAGGTGGTGTACTGTACATTACAAACTCCATTTGCAAATTACAGTCGCTCTGCGACCTCTGTAGCCTATAcctgttttttgttgtttggtgtCGCGTTGTTCGAGCTTTCTTCGCTAAGCAGTGATAGTGAACccttctatctctctctctcattcatcAAGGTAACTAAACTGtctttgtatatatttatttatatatatatatatatatataattttttttccacttagATTAGATCCATTCACTCATTCATTCCTTTTGTTCGATCGTGTTTGGTGTTTTCCGATTGGGTATTCATAGAGCAAAACATTACGAGTACAATTTAGATTTAAAGGGGTTTTTCGTTTGTGTGTGGTGTTGGTTATTGTATGAGATGATTGGACTTTTTCTAATGTTTTAAGATATTCATTTGCTTGTCATTCCGATTTGGTTAAATGGACATGGAATTAGAAATAAACGGTTAGATTATTTTATATGGAAAAATTTTACATGGGTCCCGTTTGATTTCCccaaaaatgggtttttttgtttggttgctgggaaaaaaaaaatgtaattagaGAAGAATATGAACATgggttttattgtttttcttatttattttttttgtggattgGATTTTTCGGGAAATGGggattttttctttgttggattGATGGGGAAATAGGAGTAAAAATGAAAGAGTAGAATTGTTTTTATGACTAAGTTTTTATGCCCAAGAAAAATTGACAGGTTTTGAGAAAGTGTTATATTGAGGCACAAGGGACCTAGATTCTTATTGTTGGAAAAATGTTTCTTTcttcagttttgttttgatgGAAATTCTTTGTGGGTTTAAAGTTTTTtcgtaaaataaaaaaggaaaaattttagaGTGTGTAATGTGATAAATCATAATTGAGGCGTTTGGGGGAAATGGCTtttctaatgttttgttttttgcagTTCCTGTGTAGCAAATGGCGATGAGGAAATTCTACAGCGAGATCAAGGGCCTGAAGGTGAAGGAGGTGCCTGGACATGTGAAGCCGATGCTTTCCATCAACTATGTGAAGAATGCATTTCAGAGATGGCTGGACAACTACCATGCCAAGTACATTCAAACCAGCTCCGTTGAGCCACTCTTCCATGTCTGCTATGGTGGATTGATCTTTTCCTACCTGGTTGCACTCCCTGAGGAACGCCGCCACCTTGAGCACCAGGAGCATGCCAAGGAGCATGGAGGGCACTGATGATCAATTTATTGCAGGTGCTTACTCGAATGAGTAATTATggggtttattttatttttatatttttttggtgataGATATATGTGATTTTTGATTGAAGGCAAGTATTAAATCATTGAtacttaatttttgggttttgctggTGTTTGTGTCTATTTTAGGAGTACTGTGATGTTTTGTTGCTTTGATCATTGGATATTATTGACGAGGTATAATGATATTGGATGAATGCATGTTTTTAGTAGAAATGTTTGattattgtattttgttttattggtggtttttgaatttgtgaatgTGGATTTTGTGACCTTGTAGAGAATTGCATTTGGTGGTGTTGTAGCTGGATATTGTAAATGCATGTTGGATATGATTGTCAATAATTGATTAATGACAAATTTAAATGGGTGATGgcatatatatacacatctTTAAGGCCTGTTACTTGGGTTGTCATCATACCATTTGGACAAATGAGGGAGAAGCTTCTTAGGACATAAGTTTGATCTATTTAAGCTTTAAATTCAAGAAGAAATGCCAAATATATTCTCACGTGTCCCATGTTTAGTTTCTAGGTGGAGAAGAGTCCATTTTAGATTCTTTGCATTGGTTGACAGATTTTGATCCTGCAAGCGAATTCTGTTTCCAAAGCATTATGTTAGTGTTAGAGCCTCTAGATTTGGGCTCTACTTACAATGAGAAAGGAATGAacataaaagggaaaagaaatggGCAGATTTTGACAAAGTACTGAAGTAATCGTGAATTACTTGTTATTTTGCTGCCCAAGATGAGTTATAGACAAAGAGAGCAATGGTAATGTGTAAGGATTTCACAATATCAAAAGAAGGGGAGAGCTGttcttagaaaagaaaaaagttggtCTGCAAAGGCGATGTGAATAATGTTTCTAATACTTAGAGAACTTGTTAAAATTGACATTTAAGTTTGCAATATTAGCATGCTGCATGCTGAAGACTGTTCAGGTCTTTTCTCTTTCCCCTCGTCAAGCTAGGTTTAGTGCACACTGGACCTTACGTAGACCATTTCAATGAGTTATAGCCTTCTTCTTTTCCCCTGCTAAGCTAGGTTTAGTGCACTCTGGACCTTACCCAGACTATTAcaatgagctatagctcaaTTAGCACTTACTTTTCCCCTGACCTGTTCAGATTTTGCAGGAATAAGGAGGCTAGTGTGGCTGAGCTTATGAAATCCCCCAATGGTGTCCTTTTTTGGGATGTGAGTTtctttaggggtgtgcatgtTCGGGAATTAGAGGCTTTGCCAAGCTTCATGGAATCCATATATGGTTCTTCTATAAGGGGGTTTGGTGAGGATAAGATGTGTTGGATTCCTAGCAAAGCTAAGGGGTTCTTGGTGAAagattattatagaattttagctGGTCCTTCTATCTTTGGTTTTCCTTGGAGaagtatttggaagcagaagattccctCTAGAGTAGCATTCTTTGTATGGTCTGCTGCCTTAGGGAAATGCTTGACGATTGATAATTTGCAAAAAAGGAAGGTgtggattttggattggtgctacatgtgcAAGAGTAATGGTGAATTGGTTGACCATCTCCTCCCTCATTGTCCCATTGCCATGGATCTatggtctatggttttggggttatttggAGTATCTTGGGTTATGCCACCTACTGTTTTGGGGCTGTTAGGGTGTTGGCAAGGCATCTTTGGTCGTCATCAAAATGGTTATATATGGTCCATCATTCCTCATGgcttaatgtggtgtctttggagggagagaaatagccgttgttttgaagatattgagagATCTATTCCGGACCtcaagcttttcttttttagaactttgttagattggttgtttgctttgcaaaacaaatctttcccttctttttttgttttcctaggttcttgcaatttttgttcttgatttgtTGTCCCCTTGTtcactccctgtgtactagggtgcttcctttttgatatcaatatatcttattacttatcaaaaaaataataatgggatggagggtgaggttgtgggttcaagacccactgtATGTGTGTAATTTATCAGTAAAGAGAAGGAAATGTGTTGTAATTTATAAGAAGCTAGTTAGAGAAAGTGTTTTGTCTTTTGGTTACTGTTGGTAACTATCCCTGGAAATCCCTTTTTTAGATGTCAATTATcctcaaatattatttatcttGGATTTCTCAAAGATTCAATAACACTTTAGTGATATTCTATATTGTTTCTTATTTACAGCTCAAAGCAATTGTTTTGAATTGTGGATTACAATTCCATTAAGCCTTTAGTACTTGGTTCAATgaccttgtgtgtgtgtgtgtgcacgtgTTTGTTGAATTCCCTTATGTTTCCATTTCTGGTATTTTCTTTGTCTTCGATTTATATTTAACTCAGTTCATTCCTTTTGTTAGGGGTGTGGGTAAATGCTGGTTGTCAGTTTAAGTACATACGACTTGCTGTCAATTGGCATTGAGGATGATCTGAAGCTTAAGGCTCACCAAAGTAAGGGTTTTTGGAATTTAGTGCTAGGGTGAGGGTGGGATTGTGTGGGCCCCAATCAAGCCTAGCTGAGCCAAGTGTTTGGCTCATGGGCTTAGCTTGTATAATAGATTAGTGTTTTCAAGCTCCACTTGAGTTTTAATTAAGTCTAGATATGCTTGTTTAAACTTGGCTTTGCCACTGCTGAGCAATCTCtagataatttaattaagttgCTTGAAATTTTCTCAAGTCCTCAATGAGTTGTCTGGTTTTGATTTAGTATTCCAGAAGTCATAGTGGAAAAGATGTTATGATGTGCAGTTGATAGCATCATCATGTGAGAGGTCGTGTTATATTTGTTTATCATCACTTTATGGCAGCTTTTTGGTGAGAAAATGCTTATATTTATTTGGCAGAGGATGTGTATTACTGCTAGAAGAGTTCTTCGTTGTTATAACATactaaacttaaatttttttcatatccCTAGGGGCAGTATAATCAGCTAGGGACCTTGCCTCTTATAGTGTGGAGTCACTAGTTCGAATATCCCCTTCTCCCTCCCCTTTTGGCCAAATCTTGTTCTTGAGccttatttgattttgaagaaGTGATTTTAGCTTGGTCATTTACTAAATTAGAAGCTTGTCATAAAGATAGTCCTAGGCATTCAGCATCTCAGTTTTTTATGCAGCTCTAAGATTAATTTTGTGCCttgattgaatttttaaatatcttGTTAGTGCTCCATTGATCAAAAGAGAGAAGTTAAGACTCGTAGAGATGTTGACTATTATGGTTGTGATACATCTTTATCTGAAACATGTCTATATCATTTGAAATTTCAGTGTAAAAAGAATGG
This genomic window contains:
- the LOC115966227 gene encoding uncharacterized protein LOC115966227 translates to MAMRKFYSEIKGLKVKEVPGHVKPMLSINYVKNAFQRWLDNYHAKYIQTSSVEPLFHVCYGGLIFSYLVALPEERRHLEHQEHAKEHGGH